The Vitis vinifera cultivar Pinot Noir 40024 chromosome 1, ASM3070453v1 DNA segment agACATTGAATGCATTGGGCATGGAATACAAGAAAATACATGCATGTCCCAATGATTGCATACTTTATAGGAATGAGTTGAAGGATGCATCTTCATGTCCTACCTAAGGAACTTCAAGGTAAAAGGTAGATAGAACTAGAACTAAAAAGAGAAAGGGAATTCCAACAAAAGAAATGTGGTATTTTCCTCCTATTTCAAGATTTAGAAGAATGTATTAGTCCTAAAAAGCTTCAAAAGACCTCATATGGCATGCCCAAGGAAGAAAATTTGATGGGAGAATGCATCATCCATCTAACTCACCATCATGGAAGTTAGTTGACCATAGATGGCCTAACTTTGCATTAAAACCTAGAAACCTTAGACTTGTCATTTCATTTGATGGTATAAATCTTCACAATTCATTAAGTATCAAACATAGTTGTTGGCCTATTATAATGATCATCTGTAACCTCTTCCCTTGGTTGtgcatgaaaagaaaatttattatgttatatttgttaatatCAGGTCCACGCCAACTAGATATTTCTTTAGCACTATTATTGGAAGATTTGAAAAGGTTGTGGGATGTAGGGGTTGAAGCTTATGATGAGCATAAACAAGTGGTTTTTACATTAAGAGTTGTTTTGCTTTGGTTAATTGATGATTTCCTTGCATATGGAAACATGCTTGGTTGCACAGATAAAGGTTATTTTTCATGTCCTGTTTGAAATAAGATGACGTTTGGAAGAAGCGTCAAGGATTATTGGCGCTTACAACGGTGCTTTTGAGAAACGTCAAtgtatgatatatttatttcttgataGTCAATAATATGATTCTTTAAGGAAGTGCCATTGTATCTCTTCCTTGAAAACCTCTCTTGAATTCAATCCAACCCAACCAAAACATTGGCAAGAAAAacccaaacaaacaaaaaacaaaaaataataattttaaagcaaaaataatgaacaaaaaaaatatatttaattaatatggaaCCACAATGGCacaatccaaatttcaacttaatttttaaaacaaaaaataaaataagaaaaaccttagaactatttacaaaaaataataacaataacaataacaataacccaagaaaatcaaaagatagGACCATCATAACCAAAGGTAGAGCTTTAAGAATCAAATCCAGCTGTCTGTGATTCATGTATAGGGATTGCTCCAACTGAATACGGAGCAGAAAAAGCAGGGGGTTCTGATGCCTCAGTCATAAGGTTATCAGCTTGACTTTCAACTTTCTTCCTCAGCATCTCCAATGACACCTTTAGCAACTAAAGCTGCTCCAAGCTAAGCTCCTCAATTGGAGCTACCCACCAGCACTTTTCTTCTCAGCCTCAATGATTGATTCAATACAAGGGTGACCAAATGAATATATCTTTTTTTCTGGAGAGAGAAGATTATGATAGAAGTTTCGGCCTTGCATAGAGTGCACGACTTGCTAGCCTTCTTAAAAAGGCCAGGCCAACGTTTTGAGAAAGTAACCTGTAAGAATGGTGTGTGTTGCGATACAATAAGAGAGACATACATCTTTATTGGATTTTGTGATTTACCAAGTTATTAAAAGAATCCATGTATCTTCAtataaagcaaagaaaaataattaaacatatgaaaatTCATATAGATACTTAAACAAAATTCACAAGTAGTATGCTAAAGATAAACATAACACTTAAACATAGTGGACATTCCCATCACTAATTAAATGATCAATTTTCCTACTTGGATCCTCAAAGAAATTTGAATCAACCAATTGGGTAATTCCATAATTCTATCACTGTCAATAAAGTTTGCTtcaacttcttttcttttttctttgattgAGGTTTAGTATAAGTCAACCAAATATATCGGTGTATGACAATGTAACCAGTGCCCTTTTATCTCACACATATATTCTTAGAAGCCTTTTTAGTTTGTAcatctttccattttttaatatgCTTGTTATCTTGTCCTACGTTTGGTGGAAGgagtcacttgtttattttgagaatgattATGACCTCCACTATGTCACAAATTCTCTATGGCCATGACCATGTCCTCATCTATCTCCACATTCATGGATTGTAGTGCAATTCACTTGAAGGAATGATAGATAGTTGGTTGGATGAGATTggtaatttttaataaagctcATTGTTTTGTTTAGTCATTAGATCGAAGACATAATatcaattttgaatatttagCAAATTAACGTACATTCTTGATACAGATGCTTTGAGAGAACATTTGAGGTATGAAAAGAAGTGAACCATTTTTCCAACATGTTTTCCTTAATGATAGTTTCTCTGCATAGCTTCAATTGAGTTAATTTACGTAATGTTGACAGATATGAAATTTTGGTAGGAGTTATATTTGTTGATAGATTTTcggataataatattttgatggTTTCTTTCAAATTATTCCAAAAGATGAAAGGGTTATGAAGTATTTTCAATCCCTCATTAAGCGGCAAAGCCAGCTgcctcctcctcctccctccGAAAATTCTAAAACAAGAAACATCCACTTTTTACATTAGGAGGACTTGAACCAAAGATGGTTATTGACCCCAACAATGACAAAATAGGACCATTGGGCTAAGGCCATATATGTATTTAAGTTGCCCCCCAGATTTTAACTGTTGGCTCTTCCACTGCCTTCCATCAATCTTAGTCAAGGAGTATCAATGTTGTTGTGCAATCTTATAGAgatgacaaatatatatatttttttttctaaaacaccAAGAGCAATAAATTCAAGTTTAGTAAGGTTTGACATAATCTCAAAATTATACATAATTTAAGTAAAactatatgaaaaaataaacttaaaataaaatactatataaaaatttcatattattaactaaaaataattaaaaaaataaaaataatcaaataattacTTATAACAACTGTAGAATAGATTTTgactacattttttattttcttgtttccaTAGCTTCTGGTTATGAATAATTTTGACATCATAATTATTTACATAGTTGTTAGTTGTGCACTATGTATAAaaacttttcatatatatagtcTCAAGTTAtaaatttagttttctttacgaatttaaagtttattaattttgtaaataactTTAGGCTATGAGAAgttattaacttttctatatAGTTTCTAGCCAGAAGAGATTATTGAATTGACTTTCCTGCATAATCtcttattacaaaaaattatttaatataacttTTTTGCATAACTTCTAGCATTGAGAAATTATACAATTGTTTCATTAAGTATTTTCTTCATATCTTCTAGTTATGAGaaataattttacttatttttcctttgataACTTTTGGctatgataaattataaaatgatttttactaatttttaaacatAGCTTTTGGTCATGAGAAATCATAAAGTAATTTTTCTTCATAGCCTCTAGATATGAAATGTGCTTCATATAGCTTTTCACTATACTagctttataaaattatttatttactttattgcTTTTAGctatatgaaaaattacaatataatccaaattgtatttgaaaaattaaaaataaaatgagatatAATTCATAACAAACCTTCCAAAGTAAACATCTAGTACAAAATAATTGTTTGAAGAAAGTAAAGATCTTTCTCTTATCAATAGCTAAAATGAGATGTGAAAGATAAAAACGAAATACTAAATGAAAAATCTTGTCTTTTATTAGTCAAAGACTTAGAGAGAtcatttaagttttaattttcaaccACTAAGATAAATAGtaaataacttaaattcaaCAAATCATAAATAagtaatgttatttttttctaataaaattttcaaataatttattctaGCAACTTAATAGACAAATAtcccttattaaaaaaatttatatagtaTCTCTAATCtataattagaatttaaaaagtTCACGCATTTCTTTCTAAATAATTGGGTTATTTGATTTAAAAGGGTATTTGAAAacccaaattttgaaatttaacccttcattatttttttgcctcattttgacaaaaatgttttataaatacttgaaatgacaAAGGGCATTTATGTCCAAAATGGgttatttttcaagaaaaaatatgGGAATGGTTAAATGTACAAATTTGgggattatttcatccctttaaccaattaattctaaataaatttggtTTGAACCATATATTAAATATGGATCGATGCATCATTGCTTAAATTTTCCATTCTATGactaatattttcaattttatcacCGACTTATGTGGATAGGTCACTCCTACGTGGGAGATTGAGATTCATATCAAATTTACTATATATGTAAGCTTTGACCACATGGACTAGGGTTTAACTTGAGTTTATAACGGTAAGCACCTTCCATACCGGTTCAAGTGGACGTTGTAACGGTGAGTACCGACCATTTGGATTCAAATCAAATTTACTATATTTGTAAGCTTTGACCACATGGACTAGGGTTTAACTTGAATTTATAACGGTAAGCACCTTCCACATCGGTTCAAGTGGATGTTATAACGGTGAGTACCAACCATTTGGATTTGATTCAAGTAGAGTTTATAAAACATAATCACTGGCTGTGAGGAATGCCAACTATAGACTTCTATGGATCTAAAGTAGAAACCCTATCCATGTTATGAAGACATAAAGCCTATCTCAAAATTGATATATCCATTGGAGAAGATTAAAAAGGTCTCTTGAATTCAATCCAACCCAACCAAAACATTGGCAAGCAAAacctaaacaaacaaaaagccaaaaataatgaacaaaaaattatatttaattattatggAACTACAATGACacaatccaaatttcaactTAATTTGATAAaacgaaaaataaaatgagaaaaaccCTAGATCTATGtacaaaaaattataacaataacaataacccaagaaaatcaaaagaaatgacCATCAAAACCAAAGGTAGAGCCTTGAGGATCAAATCCAGCCGTCTGTGGTTCATATGGAGGGATTGCTCCAACTGAATATGGAGCAGAAAAAGCAGGGGGTTCTGATGCCTCAATGATAAGCTTATCAGCTTGCCTTTCAACTTTCTTCCTCAGCATCTCCAATGACACCTTTAGCATCTGAAGCTGCTCCAAGTTAAGCTCCTCAACTGGAGCTGCCCACCAGCACTGTCTCTGGAAAGCTTTCGTCGTCTTGTCAAGTGCTTCACCACGTTTCTTCTCAGCCTCAACTTCCTTCAGAACCTCAGTTAGCTCCATATTAAGCTCGTTGATATTAGCACTACGGTGAGCCTGGAAGAGCTGCAGTGCACCAGCATTTAGAAAAGGGTTTCGCGCCAGGAACCTATCAATGATTGATTCAATACAAGGGTGACCAAATGAATATATCTTTTTCCCTGGCGAGAAGATTATGATGGCTGTTTCAGCACCGCAAAGAGTGCACAACTCGCTAGCCTTCTTAAAAAGGCCAGCCCGACGTTTGGAGAAAGTAACCTGTAAGTTACTCTCATTCTTTATTTTAGCGATCTCAATCCTCTGGCGGCCCTTACTTTTCCTTACAGTAGCCATCAAGAGAAAAATATTGAGCCAGGGACTGCTCTTTTCTTGATGAAGATTGAGTGATTTGTAGAGTACTATGGGGGTCTTTAAATAGGGTTTCTCCACCTCTAAAATTGTCGTCAATGCCCTCTAAATTGTTTCAAAATCTATATTTCACTTATTGCATTTAATTACTTACCAAATAATTTGAATACTAAAATATCATCCTTTTAGGGTAGAtacataaaaatcataaatatttagACATTTTATTCATTGTATTTAATTACTCATGTAATAATTTGGATACTAAAATATCCTCCTCTTAGGGGATATCCATACAACTCATAAATATTCAAATGTCTTAGTTGTACAAGTTAAAAATCAATTGACATAGTTGACTATCTAATTAGAGTGCATGACCATGTGGGTCCATGCCCAATGTGTTAATACTCCATGTTTATCGATTTATAATGACCATTGGATCCAAAATAAGTGGTTGAATTCTATCATCTAAAATTATCAAAAGCATGAAATGGAAGGGTACTTGATATGTATACTTGTATTATACATTAGTCTAATAACTTTCAAGGAAAGGAAGTAACTTAATGTCCaaataaacctttttttctttataaaataataagataattgtTCTTTcgaatttaaaagtaaattctTACTTATAAAGATGAGGATAGCATTAACTATTCTTCCAAATTTGGATATGAAAATTGAAAGGTGATTTGTACACATAATTATGTGTTGAGGACTTGGAAAGGTGATAAGATAATAATGAAGATATCATGTTTGCTTACATAGATGATGATGGGGATATTATGTAATGATTACTTAATATATTAATTCTTCTTGAAGAGatacaaatgaaaatgaaattgttgtcaattttttttttgggtcaaaaAATTAATGGAAGAAACACAACCTCATCGTAACCTTGTATTCTCATGTGCAGGTCTATCATATGTTTTGAACTCTTGATTTCATGTgcttttggaaattgggaacCTTGTAACTTAATTAGTCAAagctatttttctttatattcttAGTGAAACTTAAGATAATTACTAAAGAAATAGGTAAAGAAACAACtcaagaaatgcaaaaataGAAATACGGTATCCTATCCTCATGGTAGTGTCAATAGTTTAGTTTGAAGTTTTTAGCTATTCGATCATTTTATTGTCATTTCATGTGCCTTTGAAATATTGGAAACTTGGCGAATTTAATGATCAAAATTCATTTCCTTGACGTTATCAATAAAATGTAAGCCACAAGTAATGGATAGtaaaatatctcaaagtgtTGTTAGATATGAAAGATCTTAAAAGACATTTAGATTTTAGAAAGAGAGGTTAAgcctaaaaagaaaatattttgtgcACGCATATGTTTGTACCTTCgggctatgtttggttggtggGATAGAATagaataagatatatatatatcttaagatatcATATCCCTTTGGAAAGGAAATGTAAAttctaaaatatcattttctatgGGATTTGATATCCTTGAATATTATATCCACTAGACATAATATCTTAAGAtaacttatttaataagatATGTCATGTTAtacttataattaattttaaaataaaataaaattaaaataaaatatatatttttttcaat contains these protein-coding regions:
- the LOC100242809 gene encoding agamous-like MADS-box protein AGL62, translated to MATVRKSKGRQRIEIAKIKNESNLQVTFSKRRAGLFKKASELCTLCGAETAIIIFSPGKKIYSFGHPCIESIIDRFLARNPFLNAGALQLFQAHRSANINELNMELTEVLKEVEAEKKRGEALDKTTKAFQRQCWWAAPVEELNLEQLQMLKVSLEMLRKKVERQADKLIIEASEPPAFSAPYSVGAIPPYEPQTAGFDPQGSTFGFDGHFF